TGGAAAGATTTCTTTCGATCCGCCAGGTCAAGATAGCCTCTTTGAACTTGCGCAAAGGGTTTTTATCAGGATTTAAATATAGATTTTTGGCCAGTTGCTGGCTGATGGTGCTTCCGCCGACCTTGAATTTTCGAACCTTCAGGTCTTTTTCCATGGCCTTTTGTATGGCCTCAAAATCAAACCCTTCGTGTTTCCAGAACTTGTCATCTTCGGCGATGATCACCGCCTTGATCAGGTAGGGTGATATTCGGGAAAGAGGGACCCATTGCTGCTTCAGGCGAATCTTTTTCCCTTGGGCCTGCCCTTCTCTTTCCCGGAACTGCATAAAAGAGGTCTTCTTAGGGTTTTCTTTTTTAAGCTTGGAAACAGGAGGATAGATCAAGGAAAAACCGATAACCAGAATAACGGCTAAAAAAAAGACGATGACTAATTTTTTAAACACGGCTTGCACTTTCCTGCTCTATATTGACTACCAAGAATAATGACGGTCCTTAAAAAATCCCCTATTAAGTCATTGAAAATTAATCGAAGCAATCCTTACCCGGCAATCCACTGCATCAATAGCGATCTCTATTCCTTTTTTTATCATTAAGGAGGCTTCAAATCAACCAAACAAGAGAATTCAGGATCGGAGGCTTCAAAAAATCCTCATCGATTGTTAAAAAACTAAAGTTTTCCGTAACCCGATCCGAAAAGATACCTAAAGGCAAAAATCCGGTCGGAATGGAGGGAAAGAAGGAGTAGAGACCGAAAACAGCCTTTCAGTAACCAGCCGGTTTACCGGCAACAACCCGGCAAGAATTGCCGGAAAAAAACTTAGAAAAAGGAGAAATACCATGGCAAATGTATCTTTATCAAGCGGCATGAGGCAGAACTTATTAGCCTTACAACAAACCTCTGTTTTACAAGAAACGACCCAAAATCGGCTGGCCACAGGGAAGAAAGTCAATTCGGCCCTTGATAATCCGACCAACTATTTTACCGCCCTGGCCCATACCAACAGGGCCAACGACCTGCTCGCCTTTAAGGATGGAATTTCCGAGGCGATTCAGACCATTAAAGCGGCTGATACCGCCATCAGTTCCATCACCAAACTGCTTCAATCGGCCAAGGCTGTTGCCGAGGACGCCAAAGGTGCTCTGACTTCCGGTACCGGTTCTTCCAGTCAGGTTTTGACCATCAATACAGTCACCGGAATTTCCGCCGGTACAACCATCAATATTGGTGGAACCACCTTTACGGCAGTGGCCTCAGGGGCTACTGCGGCTACCAATTTTAATATTGGCTCCACAACGGATTCTATGGCCGTAGGTCTGGCCAGCGCCATTAATCAGGCCACAGAGACCCGGGCCATGTCGGCTACTGTAAGCGGCAGCAAAATTACTGTCACCGCTGCGGCCAATACCATGGTTGCGGGCGACATTGAATATAGCGCCGCTTTAAGTCTGGCCTATGGAGAGTCGGCTGTGGAAGCCTCTTCGGATCTGACTTCTAAGGTAACTCAGTACAGCACCTTAATGAGCCAGCTTGATGATTTGAAGTCGGATGCATTTTACAAAGGCAAGAATCTTCTGGGAGGCGCTTCCGGCGGGACCTACGATATGACTGTCCGTTTCGGCAATAGCCACACCTTGACGGTTTCATCCTTCGACGGCAGCCGGAGTGGTTTGGCCTTGGATGCCTCCTTGACGACGACCAGCGAATCAACGCTTCAAACCTCTATTGATAAAATTGATACCGCTATATCTACTTTAAGGACCAATGCTTCAAGCTTTGCGACTAACCTCGCTACCGTAAATACACGGGATGAGTGGATTTCCAACATTGCTCAAACCCTTCAAACCGGTGCCGACAAACTAACCTTGGCTGACGCCAACGAAGAAGGCGCCAGTATGCTGATGCTCCAGACCAGACAATCCCTCAGTACGTCTGCCTTGAGTATGTCGGCCCAGGCCGCCCAGTCGGTATTGAGATTGTTTCAGTAGGTAGTATTAGGG
This sequence is a window from Deltaproteobacteria bacterium. Protein-coding genes within it:
- the mtgA gene encoding monofunctional biosynthetic peptidoglycan transglycosylase, which produces MFKKLVIVFFLAVILVIGFSLIYPPVSKLKKENPKKTSFMQFREREGQAQGKKIRLKQQWVPLSRISPYLIKAVIIAEDDKFWKHEGFDFEAIQKAMEKDLKVRKFKVGGSTISQQLAKNLYLNPDKNPLRKFKEAILTWRIERNLSKKRIIELYLNVVEWGEGIFGIEAASRHYYGKSAQALGPEEAARLAVVLPNPRKLNPVGNSRYVAKRAEIIYNIMVRRRIVIPAFEEVMAPEEAAARADSKEVKGDQAPASLSVEQSKRPGEEERDEVKN